ACTGACAAGATCATAGTGCTGAGAGATGTTTCGACGACTTTGTGTCATAGTGTTCTTCCTTGAGGCTTGGCCGAAAAAGTATTTAGTATGTGCCAACCGAGCTATTACATGCAAGGGTGTCCACCGACCCCTGCAAACCAAACAATCTTATATACATGATTAGTCCCAAACACGTAGATTCAAAGATACTAGTGGTCAATTCATATGAATTTAGTGGTCAATTAAATGTTTCAGAACCTTTTTCCAGTAGTACGGCGGTTCCTACGCTCATCTCTGTTAGCAATGAGTATCTGCAAAGAAATAGATCATTGATTTGATCTGTAATGAAGAAGAAATGGCTACCAATAGGCTCATGGACTATGATATAGTTTTACCAGGAGAAGATTCAGAAGGCCTTCTCTCTTGTCAAGAAAAGAGAAACAACCGTTAATATAGGCTTCTGCCAAGCCAAGGTCTCCTTCTGTTGCAACCTGACAGCCATGAGAGAGACAGGACAAACACATGTGGTTCAAATGAGAGAGTTAGATACAGAAATTCAGTGGAGTATGTAAGAAATTAAGAATCGCGTATGGACACATCACCAATCAGAAAGACAAATAAATGCATGTGTAGGCAGAAAAAGAGAATATAAGATAACCTTCCAATAGAACAAGGGGTCATGAACTCGCATGACAGATTTTACACTGCATTTGTCACAAGCTTTACCGAAGCTGAACACACTTCCTCCCTCTTCGACAAATCTGCATGAAAACTATTAAGGTGAAAAACAGTCGTAATTAAACGTCGCATAGTATGTCGACTCATACAAGGACTCACATCAAGTTGCCGATGgatatatattggttgaaaaatcttGCAACTAGAAGGCGCGCCCCAGCCTCGGTCCATGATGGAATCATCTGCTTTGGGTTTAGCAGAAGCTCACACTTGTTTCCAAGCAAACCTTGAGCTGCTGCTTTCCCAGCCTGCATCGATTCAATATGTCCAATACAAATAGACCTCACATGTCTATTTCATGAAATGGTCATTCTGAATTATGTGATTGCAACTTATTTATGTTTAGCTTTGTTAGACGTTGCTAATTTAGCACATAACAGTATGGTTCACTATGCTGGACAGGTCGAAAAGAGAACGGAGAGGTTGTGCATGCAAATACCTTCAATCCGTCTTCATGGAAGCCGTGACCTGTTATCCAAGGCAGAAGAGACATTTGAGACCTAGTGTTCTTTAGATCATTTCACAGCTAACTTTAAGGTAGTAAATGTCTATCGAACAAATTATCTACAAACGGAAATTAAACAGGTTACTTTGGTATGCCCCGCAGAACCATATTCCTCTCTTTCCCTGGATCTGATCAAGCTGAAGATAAGCCTTTGCCGCAGCCACAGACAGAACAGGAAGGCTTGTAGACCATTTACGCAGTACATGATCCGGAACACAAGGGGGATTGAGTGTCACTAGGAAAGGCCTGACAGATTCAATTTTCTACAAGtacaacaaaaaagaaaaagatacCACAATTAATAATTAAGCAATCCATTCATTCTGCTGGAGGGGTTAGGCTGAAGCTTCCATTTTGCTGTTATTATGTGAGCCAGCTCTACAGTGTGTTCTAACGTAATTAAAATATGGCTGTATTGCTATGCAGAAATGACATTATCCTTTGGTTCTTTCTTTTTGCTGGGGATGCCTAGTCCTCAGGACATGTAACGCTGATGTAGAAAATGGTTTCAGCATCGTAATAAAGCCAGGGCATGGCCCTTTCGTCAAGAAATATAAAATCAATACAGTTAATTCATTATAACAAACCCTGTATATGAAACCACAGAATTTACCTGAATATGGTTTAGCCAGTATGTAACAGAAAAAACCCTGCTAGTTGTCCCCAGGAAATTCCAGGCGCTCCATGCCGACGAATTCCGGGGCATCAAATTTTGATCCCGGTGGAGGTATATATCCCTGCAGCATAAATGTGTCAGACAATTAGTACATCAGCTCAAACTTTATTTATGCGTTCATTGAGCAATTGTAGGTAGGCTTTACCTTTGGACATACTGACAAGCACCTAGAATTTTCAATTCGTCATGTGTAGCTTCAGCTCCTAGTACTTTGAGAGCATTAGGTGCATGGATCCCAAGGATGACACTGTCGTATGTTTCCTCTGAACCATCATTCTTCAAGACTCTGTAGCCAGCTGCCGGCGCCAAGATATTGTTTCAGTTAATGCCAAGATAATAGGATGACAGACACATTGTTTGTACTCCCACACAATCAACTTATAGTTCGGCATTAGCAATAGCGCCTGTATGTACCTCCACCAAAACTTGAAACTGATTTGACCCGACAGCTGGTTTTAATTCGACATCCCATGCTTTCCAAAGCTCCTTTTACCTGCGTGTGTGCAATAGTTGCACTGTTAATTCCCAACATTTGGCTGCAGCTAAAGCCTAGAGAATGTAATAAACAGAGATCATGTGCGACCCTGTTGTCGCCTATATGGGTTGCAATAAGTACCTTGTCTACAAAGGAGTGCGAACGAGCCTTGACAGTGGGCAACTGAGGGTAACGAAACAGCTGAGAGAGCAGCGACTTAATCAGCTTTCAAATGCACAAAGAGAATTAAGCATGCAAATGCAATGGGAATGGAACATGTATACAAAGTAGTTGGGCACCTGAAGAAGGTCATGGTTGCGGAAAAATGATAGCACGAAGAAAGCAGACAAGCTCAAGACACCTTCTGATGAGGATGACCACAGGCCTGCACAGACTGGAATCTGCACCAAATATATTTTTTGTGTCACCAACTCAAACTGCAAATAACCAGCCTTAATTACCGCCCCCTGCACAGCACCAATGTTGGTGGGAAAACGTACTAGCCATTAAGTAGTCAACCCAGATTTTAGTTAGAACTAGAATATTTCATCTGGACTTTCATCAATAATTAATTGAAAATTGTAGTTTCTCTTTCATAGTTTTAGACTGTTCAAAGAACATGAAAATCAAAAATTGAATACAGAAATCCTAATCTGATATTTTTCCAAAATGAAGGGTTGATTGACACACTAAAAAGGGTGTAAGAAAGTAGattagaagcagtacaagataAGCCTCTTGGAATAGTAGGGAATATCCTTGCGACTGAATGAATTGCCCCAATGTCTCGGTACGATCCAGATCAGGGTTATGTTCTTGGTGCTCCAGGTACCTTCATTCCAAAGATCGTACCAACGAGTACATTGTTATCATATATAAAGTTATAAACACAAGGAATATCTAAATGTCCAGCCATGAATGGAAGTAGTAAAAATGCACACAAGAACTGAGGGACTGGACTGCTTACGTCAAAGCATCGTTCTTGAACTTGAATATGTCACGGACCATGCGCCAAAAACTGATTTTCAGTATGTTGGCTTTTTGTGCCAAGAGGCTCGAGATACCGTTGCCATTGCCCCACTCACACCCTGCTCCACCACCGTCTGATTGTGTACTCACTGATAAAGACATGTCCGATCTCTCCATCTCCACCCCGAGCCCTACTAACCATTCCATCATGTGGGAATATGTTACCTACATTGATGCATATATGGCACAACAAAAATGTTAGTGCGACACCAAAAAAAATCTTATAATATAGGTTTACAAAGATCTTCCATGTTCAGCCCAGTGGTTACGAAGGCCTATATCAATTTAATCAGAGTAAAGATAAGTACCAAAATATATTGCAACCATGCACATTAATCAGATATAAACCAACACGTAAAGCTACCACTGCATTTCCAACCATAAGCATTATAGTACAATTTCAGAAGCATAACAATACATGACTTGTTCCGTCAAAACAGAATACATGACTCGGGCAGTTAGTGAGGCTTGTTTCAAAGGATACAGCAGTCTCCAAACTGACATAAACCTTAAAAATGATCGACTAGTTCAAGTTGAATGGTAATCTATTTTTGGCTAATTGTTTGAACACAACTTGCCTTTCCAAACAAAATTTCATGGCACCCTGATACCTAAGTTGGTGTTGTATCAATTTGCTACGAACGCTGCACAAGCAATCAACCACCACAAAACACAAACACAAATTGACAATCTAATAACTCTAATCTACTCCTTGCGTCTTGTCCTAAAAAATATTAACTCTAATCTTTTCAAGCTACTTCCATATATCTAGATCCGGTGTTTTTTGTTTTCTAAGGGGAATACACTGCCGATAGGAATGCAAAGGTTTCCAGAATGGCCGTGGAAATGTGATGGTATTTGTAGTAGTAGAAAGTAGAAACAGTGGATGAGCTTTGCGCGTAGAAGCACTCTGCCGAGCGCCTTCCGTGCGATGAGCAGAGCAGGTGGGCACGAACGGCACCAGAAGAAAGCGTGGGGGTGGGGGGCAGCTATGGGTTCAGATCAAGCCTGTATCGCCTGCCCTTGGGTGCCTACCCGATAATGACGGCGAGCTCACGGCCGAGGTTCGCTCCTGTCGGGGGGCCTGCTTGAAACGACGGCGGCAGGGCGCTGCGGTGGGCGAAGGCAAAGGGCTGCAAGGGGGGAGCCTCGGCGGCGGCGCCGAAGCCGCCTCGGAGGAAGCCGACGGTGACATGGGGCGCCTCGTCGGTGTGGTCGAAATCGTTGTCCGGAGGCGCGGCAGCGACGACGTCGAAGTGGGCTGCCGCGGCGGAGGACGCAACAGAGGTCAGAGGGCGTAGTGAGTGAGCGAGTGGAAAGGTGGGAGGTCAGAGGACAAAACACATCACCACAGACGTAAAATAAAGTTTTTATCAATCGACAATGCTATTCCTACTAAAATTCCTACTACTCCCTCCATATAGTATAGATATTGCGTCAATTAATTCGGATTAGAGGGACTAGTTTATTTCGCTCCTCCGCCGCGGTCATTTCTTCATAAAAAAAACTTCTGGCCGATGTCAAAATACAGAATCAGTATCAAAAGGTTCGGCACCATTCTGTTTGAAGGGGCTTCCTGCAAAGAGGGAGCTTCCCGCTGCTCGGAGTCAAAGAGACCAAAATGGTGGGGATTTTTTACCATGTAATACAAGATTGTGTATCATTTTATTGAAgatggtgaaaacatgatattaaTATTATTATTTTTGATGATCGATAATGCTctttccgtcccataatataagagaaACGGAGAGAGTAGTATTTATTAGTGATATAGAGAAAAAAGAAATCCAACCTCCATGTAAAACACGTGGACTCACACACTCACTTACACTGTCACACATTGCCTAAAAAAACACTGTCACACATATTtagaacccaaaaattctaaactcACGTGCTTTTACAGGGATCTTATGAGGCCTTTCCCAACTAATCTTCTCTTTCCTCACTGATTTTCAGTGGGGGCGGGCCCCTCATCTTATTTCTATCCAATTAAAACCTGCCAGCTAAACCACACCGTAAATCCTGTAAAAATGTATCCGTGCGTGTAGCATTGCTCATTTAGAACCTAGATCAGGGCCGACGACACATATTTTTCTCGAGCTAGTACGTAACGGAATCATTTCTAGAGCATGCACGCATATAACTCTGAACGGCGAGCTAGTAGTAGATGCAACCATGCATGAAGCAAGCATGACTGATGCACCACCGACCTGGTTGAAGCTCATGAAGCCGAGGTCGAGCTTGACGCACCCGCCGGCGCCGTCGTCGACGGCCACCATCCTGGCATGCCCTCCCAGGCTCTCCTCCTGCTCGTACAGGGTCACACGCACGTCGCCTCCGCTCGTGACGAGCAGCTCgtgcgccgccgccagcccactcaccccgccgccgaccaccgccacTCTCATCTTGCTCTCTGTTTTGTTCTCTCTCGCCCTCCCCCTGTTCTATCTAAGTTGGAGTGTGCGTCACAACTTATATAATGGCCCTTTGGCTATTCATTCTTCAGGCGGGAGAATGTTTTTTTTTTTAGTTcagtcattgttttccctttttatGCGTTTTCGTTTAGCCCGTTTTTGTTTCAGTGTGCATATGTGCGTTGTGCCGTGCGTGTGTATGCGCCTTCATTTCTCTTGCGTGCGTCTCTGTGAGAGAATATCAGGCATTTACGCGCAAGTCCAGGAGCTCGTCTTTTTTCTTAAACAATAACAAAATTTTATTAATTTCAAATAACGGTTACAtcatctaagagcatctacagccggaccttTCAAACTCGCCTCCTACGCCCGGGCGGGCCGCCCGGTCACTGACCAGTCACGTTTTTTCGACCCGGACGgacgcctcaaacgggcctcaaacgtccggactgaccggcaccccccatatccagcccaaatatggggcggatatagaGGCGCCGGCGCCCGGGCACacccgccacgtcggacccggcccacgctggcccacccgaccccaaaTAAAATCCTCCACATCCGCTCGCCGGACCAAACGCTAGCCACTTcactcccctccgccacccaaCCTCGTCTCCGGCTCCTTCCGGCCGTCTCCAGCATGGCGGGCAGCGGAcgagtccttcacctccagatccgtcGATCCCGAGCTCATCCCGCgtggccccgaggaggagatggcgGTCCGGCTTGCGCTACACCTTGCCCGGGAGGAGGCCTGTGGACGGCTGCGCTCGGACTCCATCCGTCGGGAATTGCGTTCGCCCAAATGGGCCATGGATCCGACGCTAGGCTGGCCGTAGCTGCCTCGCCGGAGGCCGTGCGGTCCGTCTGGCGTCCGAACGCGCTGGCGGATGCGCAACCCCTCCGGTGGCGCGCCGATATTGGGGCCGCACCATCGTCCCACGAGGCCATGGACgcgggaggcggcgacggacgtcgacgtacgaggcaggggcgcgggaggcggcggcggacgtcaGCGAGGCGGAGTCACATTCTCCGGCGACCCatatggcccatcagtccgggcGCCGCAACCGCGTCGTGGTTGACGTCGGCGGCTCGTCCCCggacggatccatcatcgatctgacaTCCACCGGCACCGTTCGGGTTCCGGTCTCCGACGAGgaggagtagggcatgggagacggcgggGCCTAGAGTCCCGTGAGCCagctcgtgtcccatgccctatCCTACCTTGTCGGCGACTAGACAAACACTTTGAAGAGTGCAGTCGGCCGCCGGACATGGCCAGGGATGAGCCGGGCGAGCGGGGAGCGGAACTGGACGAGCTCCGCGTAGATTAGGTTTCacattgcatgtaataatatggatttgaggtttctaatttgAGGTATCCGGATGTGGAATGCGGTTTTTGAGGGGGTGACCGGTCACTGTCCGCGGACACGCCCGGGCGCGTCCACGggcgtttgaggggtcggatttgccaagtccggctgtagatgctttaAGGAAAGATATGATCTCATCCAAGGGCTCCTCAAACCAATCCCTTGTTGCTGAAAATTTCGCTAACCTAGCAAGTTCATGGACAATCTTATTCGCTTCCCTATTACAATTTACAAAACTGTAATAGAAAATCACAAGCCAAAAAATAGCAGTCATTGAAAATTGACGTCCCTCCCGCAGACTGCCCTCCATTCTTCATGGTATCAATGACTTTCATATTATCCGAATTAATAACAAGATGATTGCAACCCGCTTTTTGTGCAAGAGAAATGCCAAATTTTAGAGCCAACACTTTAGGTGTCAGAACGTCAGCACACCAATCAATCTTCCAATTTCCGGCAACAATGAGTTTTCCTTTGTCATCTCTGAGTAAAGCGCCCTTTCCCTCAGCAAATCATGAACGAAAGAAGCGTCTACATTTAACTTGACAAAACccataaggccttgtacaatgggagatgcttaggcaggtgcttagaaaaataaaccggatttttctgaagcaccggtgcctatttctataggagagacgcttaattaagcgtctaccctttacaaataagcaccggtgcttaaggaaatcctgatttatttctctaagcacctctcctaagcacctcccattgtacaaggcctaaaagGTCTGCTCCACCCCCTTTTTTACTTATAGCATTAGGGGACTAAGCATTGACAAAATTTGCCGTTATAGCACGAACCCCATAGACGTCTGGATTGTAGATTGAGACATTGTTTTATGAACCAGCTTACGTCTATCCCACTATCAGGTGGTTATGGCAATCAATTCATGAACATTCTGCATACCCATACTAGGtaaatcttttttctttttgagagcCAAACTAGGTAAATCTTGATCTGGCATAGTGAATAAGAATTCGAAGAACACCTAAACTCCCGTATCACCTTATATTCTCTCGTGAGTCTATGTGTGTGTTGTACGTGCGTGTGTGCCttcgtttttttgttttttttttgctttgtgtgtgcatgtgtatgttagtgtgtgtgtgcgcgcgcgctccCGCGTGCGTGCATGCTGGGTGTGCGGCGTGTGGTATGTATGATGTATGTATGTGGTCATGCTTGTGTGCGATTACCAGTGTTTGTGTTCCTCACTATACCAACGATTGATGCAATTCAGCTTCGACGTGCTCGTGTCGTGTGTGCGACGTATCGCGTCAACATGAGATAAGACGATTAATCTTTAACATATATACGTGCAAGTACAACAAATATATGTGCAAATCGTACTATTGTCTGGAAATTGCATTGTTAAATGCTTGTCGTTGCATATTGTGAAAATGTGCAATTTATGTGGTTTTCGTCATAATTTGTTTGAGTCTTTATTGTTCTTTCTTATTGTAGAGTAACCAGAAGATACTTCACGTGCAGTTGCGGAGATTGGTTGCAATATTATTTTTTATGAGACTTTATGGTTTGAAACATCAATATATGAATGAATAATATGAGAGTTGGAACAAAAAATGTATGTAATTTGTTTTAATTGTTGAAAATGGTCCTTTACACATGCATGTTTGTATTTTTTTTTTTACAATGCATATTTGCATTTCGATACGGGTATTTTCCGTTCATTTTGCACGTCGATGTGGCATGTGTGCTTATTGAGAGAAATAAATTACGAGGATTGAGATGACACGCGTGCATGTTGAAAGAAATAGGTCAATGAGGATCGTCTGCTTTTTGTAGTAGAGAAGTGATGGTCGAATATTCGGCTCCCGAGCTTATCTACACCCTGTGAAaagtaaattcaaataaaatactagaaaaattcaaaaaaaaaactaagaatATTTATGGCGAAACATGCTTGAATGTGTGATGTCCGTGCCAAGTTTCAGCTAATTGGGACATCTAAGTAGCTATCAACAAAAAAATCAGCTCCAAACAGTCCAAAAGAGTAAACCTTTTCACATACCTCAAATTTGTCTGTTTTGCTGAGAGCTCGTCAGATGTTCAAATGCGCTGAATTTTCGCATGGACATCACGAACACACACATCTTTCACCACAAAAAATTTGGGATTTTTAAAAGTTTTGCGAATTTATTGTTCACTCGGGAGCCAAAACACCACGTCCAATGAaggtcatctacttagtttactatATAGAATACTAGTGcctttaatacatttttctaacTTAAAAATATTCCTTAGAAAAATATGTTTTCGACTAGGTAATTGCCTGTGTGCAACCGGTATAAATATTGTAGTATGTTCGTCTGTAATTTACAGattctataaataaataaagtctTTGCGATGACCTATCCATGATTTAACTGTGTAAATACGTTTTAGGATTTCATTTGATAAATACTTATATTTTGTAAAATAATGTTGGCTTACCAAAAAACTTAATTTTACATGATAAGTTAATAAAAGGCGAGgtaaaaaaataaagagagaaagAAATGAAATCCTAAAAGTAGgaaggacgaggacgaggatgaggcGGACGAGAGAACCTAGGAAGAGATGTTCTTTTTTGTTATTTCAGTCGCCCACATGTAATATCATCTATCTCAACAAGGAAATTATCTTGTTATTTTCTTTGAACATAGTACAGACGCAAACGCTCATACATACACGCATACAGTCATCCTTATAAATGCACACACGCGCACCCTATtcatatgagcacctccgagagactgggccggcatatcatcttcagatttacgaagtcactgtaggTGCCCCGTTGTCGATGGAAACATTTTCTCCTAaatgaaagcgcatcgccggaaattctgaaataaatttaaaaataatgcgagcatcaggagGTGATACGTACGTGTTCACGAGGACTGTCGGTCGATCTGTCTGCACGCGGTTGACCCTCTTAATCAAGCATGGCTGCTACCAGTGCACTGACAGgatcatgcatatgcatgcaggcgAGTGCACAGTACGTATTGACGGCCGCTTTCACGCACCGTCGTGCATCCATTTTAACTTTGTTTTTTTGCCATTTATGGTACGTCGTCATGCATGACGTGATGTGATGTGATCCTCTGAGCCGGCCGGCGGCAGCGGGCCTGCTTCTGCTTTCACCTCGGTTTAGGTGGCCGCTGGCGGACACGAGATCGCGCGGCAGCGGTCGGAAGGCTCTGCGGCGCCGCTCGCGCCTCGAGGCGTTGGGTTGGTGGCTGCTGGCTGGTGGACGGCCGGGGATGCCTAGGTGGCTGCTCCGCGGTTTCAATGGCGGTGCTTGTGCTTTAAGGGCATCTTCAACCGTTCGTATGTTAGTTTGTTGGTAaaatatgccatgtcatcaactAACACCTTAATATACAACA
This region of Triticum aestivum cultivar Chinese Spring chromosome 2D, IWGSC CS RefSeq v2.1, whole genome shotgun sequence genomic DNA includes:
- the LOC123055107 gene encoding uncharacterized protein isoform X2, translating into MMEWLVGLGVEMERSDMSLSVSTQSDGGGAGCEWGNGNGISSLLAQKANILKISFWRMVRDIFKFKNDALTYLEHQEHNPDLDRTETLGQFIQSQGYSLLFQEAYLIPVCAGLWSSSSEGVLSLSAFFVLSFFRNHDLLQLFRYPQLPTVKARSHSFVDKVKGALESMGCRIKTSCRVKSVSSFGGAGYRVLKNDGSEETYDSVILGIHAPNALKVLGAEATHDELKILGACQYVQRDIYLHRDQNLMPRNSSAWSAWNFLGTTSRVFSVTYWLNHIQKIESVRPFLVTLNPPCVPDHVLRKWSTSLPVLSVAAAKAYLQLDQIQGKRGIWFCGAYQSHGFHEDGLKAGKAAAQGLLGNKCELLLNPKQMIPSWTEAGARLLVARFFNQYISIGNLIFVEEGGSVFSFGKACDKCSVKSVMRVHDPLFYWKVATEGDLGLAEAYINGCFSFLDKREGLLNLLLILIANRDERRNRRTTGKRGRWTPLHVIARLAHTKYFFGQASRKNTMTQSRRNISQHYDLSNEFFSLFMDRSMTYSCAIFKMENESLEAAQERKLSLLIKKAKVERGHHVLDIGFGWGSLAIQVVKQTGCKYTGVTLSEEQLKYAEGKAREAGLEDHITFLLCDYRKIPPCKYDAIISICMIEHVGHEYLGEFFACCESYLAEDGIMALQFISVPDERYEQYRRKPDFIKEYIFPGGCLPSLSRVMSAMTTSSRFSIEHVENIGPHYYTTLMCWMDNFTANRDKILALGFDEKFMRIWEYYLIFSAACMKARALGDYQVVFSRPGNRRLDQPLAKA
- the LOC123055107 gene encoding uncharacterized protein isoform X1: MRVAVVGGGVSGLAAAHELLVTSGGDVRVTLYEQEESLGGHARMVAVDDGAGGCVKLDLGFMSFNQVTYSHMMEWLVGLGVEMERSDMSLSVSTQSDGGGAGCEWGNGNGISSLLAQKANILKISFWRMVRDIFKFKNDALTYLEHQEHNPDLDRTETLGQFIQSQGYSLLFQEAYLIPVCAGLWSSSSEGVLSLSAFFVLSFFRNHDLLQLFRYPQLPTVKARSHSFVDKVKGALESMGCRIKTSCRVKSVSSFGGAGYRVLKNDGSEETYDSVILGIHAPNALKVLGAEATHDELKILGACQYVQRDIYLHRDQNLMPRNSSAWSAWNFLGTTSRVFSVTYWLNHIQKIESVRPFLVTLNPPCVPDHVLRKWSTSLPVLSVAAAKAYLQLDQIQGKRGIWFCGAYQSHGFHEDGLKAGKAAAQGLLGNKCELLLNPKQMIPSWTEAGARLLVARFFNQYISIGNLIFVEEGGSVFSFGKACDKCSVKSVMRVHDPLFYWKVATEGDLGLAEAYINGCFSFLDKREGLLNLLLILIANRDERRNRRTTGKRGRWTPLHVIARLAHTKYFFGQASRKNTMTQSRRNISQHYDLSNEFFSLFMDRSMTYSCAIFKMENESLEAAQERKLSLLIKKAKVERGHHVLDIGFGWGSLAIQVVKQTGCKYTGVTLSEEQLKYAEGKAREAGLEDHITFLLCDYRKIPPCKYDAIISICMIEHVGHEYLGEFFACCESYLAEDGIMALQFISVPDERYEQYRRKPDFIKEYIFPGGCLPSLSRVMSAMTTSSRFSIEHVENIGPHYYTTLMCWMDNFTANRDKILALGFDEKFMRIWEYYLIFSAACMKARALGDYQVVFSRPGNRRLDQPLAKA